Proteins encoded within one genomic window of Halodesulfurarchaeum formicicum:
- a CDS encoding aminoacyl-tRNA deacylase has translation MDEPTARFRRRARETLGTTPEVRDLPAGTHSAADAAAALDCSTEAIVKSIVFLADDEPVLVYTAGHHEVAESALAAELDAEGVELADPETVEEVSGWPIGGVPPVGHEVDRTLIDPALQQFETIWGGAGTPETVAAVDPADLVTVIGADPADIFE, from the coding sequence ATGGACGAACCCACTGCACGATTCCGTCGGCGCGCCCGCGAAACGCTGGGAACGACCCCTGAAGTGCGCGATCTACCGGCCGGCACGCACAGTGCCGCCGACGCTGCAGCGGCACTCGACTGCTCGACCGAGGCCATCGTCAAGAGCATCGTCTTTCTCGCGGACGACGAGCCGGTTCTCGTCTACACCGCCGGCCATCACGAGGTTGCGGAATCCGCCCTGGCCGCGGAACTCGATGCCGAAGGGGTCGAGCTGGCCGACCCAGAGACGGTAGAAGAAGTTAGTGGCTGGCCGATTGGTGGCGTCCCACCAGTGGGCCACGAGGTCGATCGCACGCTCATCGACCCTGCGCTCCAGCAGTTCGAGACGATCTGGGGCGGGGCTGGGACCCCGGAAACGGTCGCTGCCGTGGATCCTGCTGACCTGGTGACCGTCATCGGGGCTGACCCCGCCGACATCTTCGAGTGA
- a CDS encoding SLC13 family permease has product MSETTSYNRRQQIGLGLGPVLFVLTSLFVTPAGLQPAANAVLASTLWIATWWVTEAAPIPVTSLLPIVLFPVLGVTSVEGATAPYANPIVFLFLGGFLVALAIERWGLHRRIALGLLVRFGTDSRRLILGFMLITAFLSMWLSNTATAMMMVPIGMGVVAQRQALREPTQANPLAGRTADVLDAGSVEQSNFGTALLLGIAYAASIGGVATLIGTPPNAILAGVARAQLGIQIGFVEWMQFGLPLAVGVLLVTWVLLLRLVPPEETVLPTGHEQIRSELKALGPMGTGERRVVAVFLFLVLGWLLRPFVLEPLIPGLTDTVIAVVAGILVFLVPVDLRRGEFLLRWQDTTRVPWGVLVLFGAGFSIANAFQVSGLSAWIAGHFVGLRGVEFIWVLLAIATLVVFLSEIASNSAIASLFIPIMAGLGAALLVSPLALMATVAVAASFAFMLPVATPPNAIVFGSGYLTIPDMARVGFWLNLVGIAFLTVASSLWLPVVWG; this is encoded by the coding sequence ATGAGCGAAACCACCTCGTACAACCGCCGGCAGCAGATCGGCCTGGGACTTGGCCCGGTCCTGTTCGTCCTGACCTCCCTTTTTGTCACCCCGGCTGGCCTCCAGCCCGCAGCAAACGCGGTCCTGGCGAGCACACTCTGGATCGCAACGTGGTGGGTGACGGAGGCGGCCCCCATTCCGGTCACCAGCCTGCTTCCCATCGTCCTCTTTCCGGTTCTTGGCGTCACAAGCGTCGAGGGGGCAACGGCTCCGTACGCCAACCCAATCGTGTTTCTCTTTCTGGGCGGGTTTCTGGTCGCGCTCGCGATCGAACGTTGGGGACTCCATCGCCGAATCGCCCTGGGATTGCTCGTCCGTTTTGGGACCGACTCCCGACGGCTGATTCTGGGATTCATGCTCATCACCGCCTTCCTCTCGATGTGGCTTTCGAACACCGCCACCGCAATGATGATGGTCCCCATCGGGATGGGCGTGGTGGCCCAGCGACAGGCCCTTCGAGAGCCAACACAAGCAAACCCGTTAGCGGGTCGGACGGCTGACGTTCTGGATGCCGGCTCGGTCGAGCAGTCGAACTTCGGGACGGCCCTGTTGCTCGGGATCGCCTATGCGGCCTCGATCGGCGGGGTCGCGACCCTCATCGGTACCCCGCCCAATGCCATTCTAGCTGGTGTCGCCCGCGCGCAACTCGGAATCCAGATCGGGTTCGTCGAGTGGATGCAGTTCGGACTCCCGCTGGCGGTTGGTGTTCTGCTCGTCACCTGGGTCCTGCTCCTTCGCCTGGTCCCACCCGAAGAGACGGTTCTCCCGACGGGGCACGAGCAGATCCGATCCGAACTAAAAGCCCTTGGCCCGATGGGCACCGGCGAACGGCGAGTCGTGGCAGTCTTCCTGTTTCTCGTCCTCGGATGGTTGCTCCGACCGTTCGTCCTTGAGCCACTCATCCCAGGGCTCACCGACACGGTAATCGCCGTGGTCGCCGGCATACTGGTCTTTTTGGTCCCGGTCGATCTCCGTCGCGGCGAGTTTCTCCTTCGGTGGCAGGACACGACGCGAGTTCCCTGGGGCGTGTTGGTCCTTTTCGGAGCCGGGTTCTCGATCGCGAACGCGTTCCAGGTGAGTGGGCTCTCAGCCTGGATCGCCGGCCACTTCGTCGGCCTCCGGGGCGTGGAGTTCATCTGGGTCCTCCTCGCGATTGCCACGCTCGTCGTCTTCCTCTCGGAAATCGCGTCGAACAGCGCCATTGCCTCGCTTTTCATCCCGATCATGGCCGGTCTCGGTGCTGCACTGCTGGTCTCCCCGCTCGCACTCATGGCAACAGTGGCCGTGGCCGCCTCCTTCGCGTTCATGCTCCCAGTAGCGACCCCACCGAACGCCATCGTCTTCGGAAGTGGCTATCTCACGATTCCGGACATGGCCCGGGTCGGCTTCTGGCTCAACCTCGTCGGGATCGCCTTTCTCACGGTCGCAAGTTCACTCTGGCTCCCAGTCGTGTGGGGCTGA
- a CDS encoding 30S ribosomal protein S3ae, with amino-acid sequence MSERSVSKRSQEKRWYTVLAPEQFDRAELGTTPAIEPEQVIDRTIQTTLGDVVEGGENNVKLTFQVNDVGSDSAYTEFSRYELTRDYKRSLVRRGSSKVKAVLTLRTADDHRISVQPVAFTTKVADRSQKEAIRAKMTELVTEAAKERTFEEFLDSIIQGHLSSAIYNEAKTIYPLRRVEVEKAVLDAKPAEVEAEEETAAVDE; translated from the coding sequence ATGAGCGAACGATCAGTATCCAAACGGAGTCAGGAAAAGCGGTGGTACACCGTGCTCGCGCCCGAGCAGTTCGACCGGGCCGAACTCGGCACGACCCCCGCAATCGAACCGGAACAGGTTATCGACCGTACGATCCAGACCACACTCGGCGACGTGGTCGAGGGCGGTGAGAACAACGTCAAACTCACCTTCCAGGTGAACGACGTCGGCAGTGATTCGGCGTACACCGAATTCTCCCGGTACGAACTCACCCGGGACTACAAACGGAGTCTGGTGCGTCGCGGGTCCTCGAAGGTCAAGGCCGTCTTGACCCTCCGGACCGCGGACGACCACCGGATCTCCGTCCAGCCGGTCGCCTTCACCACGAAGGTCGCCGACCGCAGCCAGAAGGAGGCCATTCGGGCGAAGATGACCGAACTGGTCACCGAGGCAGCCAAGGAGCGGACCTTCGAGGAGTTCCTCGACAGCATCATCCAGGGCCATCTCTCCAGTGCCATCTACAACGAGGCCAAGACCATCTACCCGCTCCGCCGGGTCGAGGTCGAGAAGGCCGTCCTAGATGCCAAGCCCGCGGAAGTCGAGGCCGAAGAGGAGACCGCGGCCGTCGACGAGTAG
- a CDS encoding DUF2267 domain-containing protein, which produces MQFDEFTGTVQHRLSFPGTGETLRAIRATLMTLGERIPEGNAADLAASLPMEIKWYMTGAVTEHGQRFDWPEFLTRVSEIENADRADAAYHARVIIDLVHEEVPASDFRQLRDALPESESDEGWGSLFEIVDSGGYSGGEE; this is translated from the coding sequence ATGCAGTTCGACGAATTCACCGGAACGGTCCAGCACCGCCTGTCCTTTCCAGGCACCGGCGAGACGCTTCGGGCCATCAGAGCGACACTCATGACCCTCGGGGAACGGATTCCCGAGGGCAATGCAGCGGACCTGGCCGCCTCGCTCCCGATGGAGATCAAGTGGTACATGACTGGCGCAGTTACCGAGCATGGGCAGCGATTCGACTGGCCGGAGTTTCTCACCCGTGTTAGCGAAATCGAGAACGCGGACCGGGCGGACGCTGCCTACCACGCCCGCGTCATCATCGATCTGGTGCACGAGGAGGTTCCGGCCTCGGATTTCCGGCAACTCCGGGATGCGCTGCCCGAAAGCGAGTCCGACGAGGGGTGGGGGTCGCTCTTCGAGATCGTCGACAGTGGTGGGTACAGTGGCGGCGAGGAGTAA
- a CDS encoding KEOPS complex subunit Pcc1 translates to MTRHATIRSTVPDPETIAEAIAPDNTDQIETAVDENEVQTTIERETTAGLRSTADDYAMNLSVAIEVAATANRHDTNERSDPTNT, encoded by the coding sequence ATGACTCGACACGCCACCATCCGATCCACGGTCCCCGACCCGGAGACGATCGCCGAAGCGATCGCCCCGGACAACACCGACCAGATCGAGACCGCAGTGGACGAAAACGAGGTACAGACCACGATCGAACGGGAGACCACGGCCGGACTCCGATCGACGGCTGACGATTACGCGATGAACCTCTCGGTGGCGATCGAGGTTGCAGCGACGGCGAACAGACACGACACGAACGAGCGATCAGACCCTACCAACACATGA
- a CDS encoding SOS response-associated peptidase: protein MCGRTSLFAAQSTIERRFDAEFAAPYEERYNISPEQDLHVIHDATPATITSDEWGFVPTWAESPETGPRPINARAETVSENRLFRDAFESRRALVIADGYYEWAGDRGGKQPYRITRPEDELFAMAGLWSRWEGNDQPLSTVTILTTEATAHLESIHDRMPVVLDRSAERPWLDGDLETAQGLLETAEPTLQAQEISTLVNDPSNDSPAVVEPVGGETGQTDLGNYGAD, encoded by the coding sequence ATGTGCGGGCGCACCTCGCTTTTCGCGGCCCAATCCACGATCGAGCGACGGTTCGACGCCGAGTTCGCGGCCCCGTACGAGGAGCGGTACAACATCTCTCCGGAGCAGGACCTCCACGTGATCCACGACGCGACGCCGGCAACGATCACCAGCGACGAATGGGGATTCGTCCCGACCTGGGCCGAGTCTCCAGAAACGGGACCACGGCCGATCAACGCTCGCGCCGAGACAGTGTCGGAAAACCGGCTCTTTCGGGATGCCTTCGAAAGTCGGCGAGCACTCGTCATTGCCGATGGCTACTACGAGTGGGCCGGCGATCGAGGGGGCAAGCAGCCGTATCGAATCACCCGCCCCGAGGACGAACTCTTCGCGATGGCCGGACTCTGGAGCCGATGGGAGGGGAACGACCAGCCGCTCTCGACGGTCACGATCCTCACGACCGAGGCGACGGCCCACCTGGAATCGATTCACGACCGAATGCCGGTCGTCCTGGATCGGTCGGCTGAGCGGCCCTGGCTCGATGGCGATCTCGAAACGGCCCAGGGCCTGCTCGAAACGGCGGAGCCGACGTTACAAGCCCAGGAAATCTCGACGCTCGTGAACGACCCGTCGAACGATTCGCCTGCCGTCGTCGAACCAGTCGGGGGCGAGACGGGACAGACCGACCTCGGGAACTACGGCGCGGACTGA
- a CDS encoding phospholipase D-like domain-containing protein, whose amino-acid sequence MLEELLVITLLATAGPVTIDGVYPNPTTDGDRGEFVILSVPENTSPQGLELTDGEDTIDLSGIEASGRVVVTADPGPASNLTDLPIHETKSFLSLSNGGEWVALRDGTSASNLSYPRAPEGELYRNGRFEPIARSNFRPMTTRNVSIKTTVLPDDPTPLTRAIESADDRILLAGYTFTDPSVTDALINAHQRNVTVRVLIEGGPVGGIPRPQVTQLDRLRAAGVPIAVMGTDRARYRFHHAKYAVVDDRAVVTSENWKPGGTGGNGSRGWAAVMHDPKVAADLARIFRADTDFIDTRSWTASRPSEPVEGGMDTTRYPTRFPAQSSQAEQVTVLTAPDNAAGAVRGMLANATESIRIQQVSIDPSTPLLNESVAAARRGVTVHILLSGAWYAESENRALARSLRDRAEREDLPLTVRLAEPRSRYEHVHAKSVIVDGESVLLGSLNWNPNALRENREVAVRIDDSKAGTYFERVFRADWRGAAWRLPWGVLLGASVILLLGVAAARSFADFEN is encoded by the coding sequence GTGCTGGAGGAACTACTCGTGATCACGTTACTGGCGACGGCTGGCCCCGTCACGATCGATGGGGTGTACCCGAACCCGACGACCGACGGCGATCGTGGTGAGTTCGTGATCCTCTCGGTTCCGGAGAACACCTCCCCTCAGGGGCTGGAACTGACCGATGGCGAGGACACAATCGACCTCTCGGGAATCGAGGCGAGCGGGCGGGTCGTCGTGACCGCCGATCCAGGCCCGGCGTCGAACCTGACCGACTTGCCGATCCACGAGACCAAATCCTTTCTCTCGCTCTCGAACGGCGGCGAGTGGGTTGCGCTTCGGGATGGCACTTCGGCGAGCAATCTCTCCTATCCCCGCGCTCCCGAGGGGGAACTCTACCGGAACGGCCGGTTCGAACCGATCGCCCGTTCGAATTTCCGGCCGATGACGACCCGGAACGTCTCGATTAAAACGACGGTCCTGCCGGACGATCCGACGCCACTGACTCGGGCAATCGAGTCTGCAGATGACCGAATCCTCCTTGCCGGCTACACGTTCACGGATCCGTCGGTCACGGATGCCTTAATTAACGCTCACCAGCGGAACGTGACCGTCAGGGTGCTCATCGAGGGCGGCCCGGTCGGTGGCATACCTCGACCCCAGGTGACCCAGCTCGATCGCCTGCGTGCTGCTGGTGTTCCGATTGCCGTAATGGGCACCGACCGGGCGCGCTATCGATTTCATCACGCGAAATACGCCGTCGTCGACGACCGGGCGGTCGTGACTTCGGAGAACTGGAAGCCGGGCGGAACCGGCGGCAACGGCTCCAGAGGGTGGGCAGCCGTCATGCACGATCCGAAGGTCGCTGCCGATCTGGCTCGCATCTTTCGAGCCGACACGGACTTCATCGACACGCGCTCCTGGACGGCGAGTCGACCGTCGGAGCCGGTCGAGGGTGGGATGGACACGACAAGGTACCCGACCCGTTTTCCCGCGCAGTCGAGCCAGGCCGAACAAGTGACCGTTCTCACGGCGCCGGACAACGCGGCGGGAGCCGTCCGTGGAATGCTTGCCAATGCGACCGAATCGATTCGGATTCAGCAGGTGTCGATCGACCCGTCGACCCCGCTTCTGAACGAGTCCGTCGCTGCGGCGCGGCGTGGCGTGACCGTCCACATTCTACTCTCCGGGGCCTGGTACGCCGAGTCGGAGAATCGGGCGCTGGCGCGGTCACTGCGGGATCGCGCCGAACGGGAGGACCTCCCACTGACGGTCCGGCTGGCAGAACCCCGGAGCCGCTACGAACACGTCCACGCCAAAAGCGTGATCGTCGACGGTGAGTCGGTGCTGCTTGGCAGTCTGAACTGGAACCCCAACGCGCTCCGGGAGAATCGGGAAGTCGCGGTCCGAATCGACGACTCGAAGGCTGGCACCTACTTCGAGCGCGTGTTTCGAGCGGACTGGCGAGGTGCAGCCTGGCGGCTGCCCTGGGGTGTACTGCTCGGGGCCAGTGTCATCCTGCTCCTTGGAGTGGCCGCGGCCAGGTCGTTCGCCGACTTCGAGAATTAG
- a CDS encoding protein sorting system archaetidylserine synthase (This PssA-like phosphatidyltransferase, along with a PssD-like decarboxylase, is required in Haloarchaea for the archaeosortase ArtA to replace the PGF-CTERM sorting signal with a C-terminal lipid anchor.): protein MRRALRALGPADLITAANAAIGFVAVALAPVDPAIAARLILLAGIADALDGIVARRWGGSEVGEFLDSLADVASFGVAPAAMVIATLGGAQQVGVGIAFGAIFVGAAVLRLALYTAYDTNQAYTHGVQTTLAATILAAGLLSGVPTVGLLSGLFVFALLMLGEMTYPDLRVRDAVVMGGIQTAAILAPMTLHSIFPRGLLAWALAYLLLGPWFYDGAEGKRS from the coding sequence ATGCGGCGAGCCCTGCGTGCACTCGGCCCGGCAGACCTCATTACCGCCGCGAACGCGGCGATCGGTTTCGTGGCCGTTGCCCTGGCTCCCGTTGACCCGGCCATCGCTGCTCGGTTGATCCTCCTCGCCGGCATCGCCGACGCACTCGATGGGATCGTGGCCAGGCGGTGGGGCGGCTCCGAAGTCGGGGAGTTTCTCGATTCGCTCGCGGACGTGGCCTCGTTCGGTGTCGCCCCCGCAGCGATGGTGATCGCCACGCTCGGTGGCGCACAGCAGGTCGGCGTTGGGATCGCATTCGGGGCGATTTTCGTCGGGGCGGCCGTGCTTCGGCTCGCTCTGTACACCGCCTACGACACCAACCAGGCCTACACACACGGGGTGCAGACGACTCTCGCGGCGACCATCCTGGCGGCGGGCCTCCTCTCTGGGGTGCCTACTGTCGGATTGCTGTCGGGGCTTTTCGTGTTCGCCCTGTTGATGCTCGGCGAGATGACCTACCCCGATCTGCGGGTTCGCGACGCCGTCGTGATGGGCGGGATCCAGACGGCGGCGATTCTCGCCCCGATGACCCTTCATTCGATTTTCCCGCGCGGCCTGCTCGCCTGGGCGCTGGCCTATCTGTTGCTCGGCCCATGGTTCTATGACGGAGCGGAAGGGAAACGCTCATAG
- a CDS encoding universal stress protein, whose product MYDDILLPFDGSDGAAAILHHASEIAHRFDATIRVLYVADTTRYSITRVGNQTVDTLVGKGREVVEEAAQVLDTLATPYETDVVQGNPAPTIAAYAEEYGYDLIVQPTHGRTGLSRYMLGSVSEKVLRLASVPVLTARMRPDEETLTFPYERILLPTDGSEPARRAARHGLSLAGLIDADVHVLAVTPEDGPERSLLADEVVGEEAASEAVETVLDVAESMGVAEPATHIERGDPVEAIRETIDELGIHAVVMGTTGRRGTDRILLGSVAERTVRTAPVPVITVSGE is encoded by the coding sequence ATGTACGACGACATCCTCTTGCCCTTCGACGGTAGCGACGGGGCAGCCGCGATTCTTCACCACGCGAGTGAGATTGCCCACCGGTTCGACGCCACGATTCGGGTGCTCTACGTTGCGGATACGACTCGCTACAGCATCACCCGTGTTGGCAACCAAACTGTCGATACACTCGTGGGGAAAGGCAGGGAGGTCGTCGAGGAGGCGGCACAGGTGCTCGACACGCTCGCCACGCCTTACGAGACCGACGTGGTGCAGGGCAATCCGGCTCCGACGATCGCGGCGTACGCAGAGGAGTACGGCTACGATCTGATCGTTCAGCCCACCCACGGACGGACTGGCCTGTCGCGATACATGCTCGGGAGTGTCTCGGAGAAGGTCCTCAGACTCGCTTCGGTACCAGTGCTCACCGCCCGGATGCGACCCGACGAGGAGACGCTGACATTCCCGTACGAACGGATTCTACTGCCAACGGACGGGAGCGAGCCTGCCCGTCGGGCGGCCCGACATGGACTGTCTCTGGCGGGGTTAATCGACGCCGACGTTCACGTACTCGCCGTCACACCGGAGGATGGGCCCGAACGGAGTCTCCTTGCGGACGAAGTGGTGGGCGAGGAGGCCGCTTCCGAAGCCGTCGAAACCGTCCTCGACGTCGCTGAATCCATGGGCGTCGCGGAACCAGCGACCCACATCGAGCGTGGGGATCCAGTCGAGGCCATTCGGGAGACGATCGACGAACTCGGGATCCACGCCGTGGTTATGGGGACGACTGGCCGGCGTGGCACCGATCGGATTCTACTGGGGAGCGTGGCCGAGCGGACCGTTCGCACGGCTCCAGTGCCGGTCATCACCGTTAGTGGCGAGTGA
- a CDS encoding HEAT repeat domain-containing protein, translated as MSDGDEEPAETEADSIVTEFEERLESASQAVEAAETEADLDEVEATLEAIGADLEDADIPVPEPEDEDEEPTDPTEELEDELSDLEDAVADKRGPYGEDVIEAIEDVQSTITDTRWAEEGENELVPGVQDFLDTTAEILDADFGKAVPDPEELSVTLGTVADAVAEAEYDADEDAETIASLLDATDTLASAVDSATAWTDLEIRERLDREGFYEPLEGAKHKDFPPEWSALKTWQQRGNVEMVVLLLDLMGDTDYITRHCIEALEYMGDEAGVDALTDLANRRNLNAIDAIGKIGAESGVSAVEGHAESGRTPELQARAITALGAIGDESTTGTVADQLVADSERVRTAATRALGMIGDTRAIDPLADVLGDVDEENSVRASAAWALCQIGTEDALSAAAEYADASSYLIEAEAAKAADALGLEDEDDSEDPDDAEQAAAEEDSDEAAA; from the coding sequence ATGAGTGACGGGGACGAAGAGCCAGCGGAGACGGAGGCCGATTCCATCGTAACGGAGTTCGAAGAACGACTCGAGTCGGCATCACAGGCCGTCGAGGCGGCCGAGACGGAGGCCGACCTGGACGAGGTCGAAGCGACCCTCGAAGCGATCGGGGCGGACCTGGAGGACGCGGACATCCCGGTTCCCGAACCCGAAGACGAGGACGAGGAGCCAACCGATCCGACCGAGGAACTCGAAGACGAGCTCTCGGACCTGGAAGACGCCGTCGCGGACAAACGCGGTCCGTACGGCGAGGACGTCATTGAGGCCATCGAGGATGTTCAGAGTACCATCACGGACACCCGATGGGCCGAGGAGGGCGAGAACGAACTCGTCCCGGGCGTCCAGGACTTTTTGGATACCACCGCGGAGATCCTCGATGCGGACTTCGGCAAGGCCGTTCCGGACCCGGAAGAGTTGTCGGTGACGCTCGGAACGGTCGCGGATGCGGTTGCAGAGGCCGAGTACGACGCCGACGAGGACGCCGAGACGATCGCCTCGCTGCTCGATGCCACCGATACCCTGGCCTCGGCCGTCGATTCGGCGACGGCGTGGACGGATCTGGAGATTCGGGAGCGCCTGGACCGTGAGGGCTTCTACGAGCCGCTGGAAGGGGCCAAGCACAAGGACTTCCCGCCGGAGTGGTCGGCACTCAAAACCTGGCAGCAGCGTGGCAACGTCGAGATGGTCGTGCTCCTGCTCGATCTGATGGGCGATACGGACTACATCACCCGTCACTGCATCGAAGCCCTGGAGTACATGGGCGATGAGGCGGGTGTGGACGCACTCACTGACCTGGCGAACCGCCGGAACCTCAACGCGATCGACGCCATCGGCAAGATCGGGGCCGAGTCCGGCGTGAGTGCCGTGGAGGGCCACGCCGAATCCGGCCGGACACCGGAGTTGCAGGCCCGAGCGATCACGGCCCTCGGTGCCATCGGGGACGAGTCCACGACGGGAACCGTCGCCGACCAGCTGGTCGCGGACAGCGAGCGCGTGCGGACCGCGGCGACCCGCGCGCTGGGCATGATCGGAGACACCCGGGCCATCGACCCGCTCGCGGACGTGCTCGGGGATGTGGACGAGGAGAACTCGGTCCGTGCGAGTGCCGCCTGGGCACTCTGCCAGATCGGGACCGAAGATGCGCTCTCGGCTGCTGCTGAGTACGCCGACGCCAGTTCGTACCTAATCGAGGCAGAGGCAGCCAAAGCGGCCGATGCACTCGGTCTAGAGGACGAGGACGATTCGGAGGATCCCGACGACGCCGAACAGGCAGCAGCCGAGGAGGACTCGGACGAGGCTGCGGCCTAG
- a CDS encoding DHH family phosphoesterase, which produces MSESSSQSDGTPIVYDLDPECTRSDLEAGQYYRGTVNGVVEYGVFVDVSESVSGLIHESSLETEYAVGDDVIVQLAEIKADGDVSFEPAALDSYDLVEKRPSYDRSVVSTLADSNGDTVHLEGAVVQIKQTRGPTVFQVRDETGIVPCTAYEGAGVRSHPEVEVGDLVHVAGTVGSRNGGVQVEVDRLDVLDGDQEQSVGARLEAASASQSDPIEVEPTIDWPALDEMRSDLADIARQLRRAVLEGRPIRIRHHADGDGMCAAAPVEIALERLIEDVHEDTEAPRHLLKRLPSKAPYYEMEDATRDLNYSLGDRARHGQKLPVLLMIDNGSTAEDTPAYRTLDSYDIPVIVIDHHHPDPEAVDPYVDTHVNPYLYGEDYRITSGMLSVELARMLHPSLGDELDHVPAIAGLADRSKADAMSDYLELAAEAGYDESHLDDIVAALDYAAYVLRYDAGRGFVTDLLGIDDEQRHRELIDLLADRARQDTDRQLEANTDHVEHERLANGAHLYRLDLDEFAHRFTYPPPGKTTGELHDRKVEATGEPVITVGYGPDFAVLRSDGVRLDIPEMVTDLNDELPGAGVSGGGHLVVGSIRFVPGMREAVIDSLIEKMADAELDEALSSSST; this is translated from the coding sequence ATGAGTGAATCGTCATCCCAGTCGGATGGCACCCCCATCGTCTATGACCTCGATCCGGAGTGTACGCGCTCGGATCTCGAAGCAGGACAGTACTACCGCGGAACCGTCAACGGCGTGGTCGAGTACGGCGTCTTCGTCGACGTCTCCGAGTCCGTCTCCGGGTTGATCCACGAGTCGAGTCTCGAGACGGAGTATGCCGTCGGGGACGACGTGATCGTGCAACTCGCCGAGATCAAGGCCGACGGTGACGTCTCCTTCGAGCCGGCGGCCCTCGATAGCTACGACCTGGTGGAGAAACGCCCGTCCTACGATCGAAGTGTCGTCTCGACGCTTGCAGATTCGAACGGCGACACCGTCCATCTAGAAGGGGCCGTGGTCCAGATCAAACAGACCCGGGGCCCCACGGTCTTCCAGGTCAGAGACGAGACCGGAATCGTCCCGTGCACGGCCTACGAGGGGGCCGGTGTCAGGTCCCACCCCGAAGTCGAAGTGGGTGACCTCGTGCACGTCGCCGGGACGGTCGGTTCCCGAAACGGTGGCGTGCAGGTCGAAGTGGATCGACTCGACGTACTCGATGGCGACCAAGAGCAGTCGGTCGGCGCGCGACTGGAGGCCGCGAGTGCGAGCCAGTCCGATCCCATCGAGGTCGAGCCCACGATCGACTGGCCGGCCCTGGACGAGATGCGGTCCGACCTCGCAGACATCGCCAGACAGCTCCGGCGGGCGGTCCTCGAAGGCCGGCCGATTCGGATTCGCCATCACGCCGACGGCGACGGCATGTGTGCGGCCGCGCCGGTCGAGATCGCACTCGAACGGCTGATCGAAGACGTCCACGAGGACACCGAGGCCCCACGCCATCTCCTCAAGCGCCTGCCCTCGAAAGCGCCGTACTACGAGATGGAAGACGCTACGCGGGACCTCAACTACTCGCTTGGCGACCGGGCACGCCACGGTCAGAAACTCCCCGTCCTCCTGATGATCGACAACGGGAGCACCGCGGAGGATACCCCGGCCTACCGCACGCTCGACTCCTATGACATCCCGGTCATCGTCATCGACCACCACCATCCCGATCCGGAGGCGGTCGATCCCTACGTCGACACACACGTGAACCCGTACCTCTACGGCGAGGATTACCGGATCACCTCGGGCATGCTCAGCGTCGAACTCGCCCGCATGCTCCATCCCTCGCTCGGCGACGAACTCGATCACGTCCCCGCAATTGCGGGGCTCGCGGACCGCTCGAAGGCCGACGCCATGTCGGACTATCTGGAACTGGCCGCCGAGGCGGGCTACGACGAGTCCCACCTGGACGACATCGTCGCGGCCCTGGATTATGCGGCCTACGTGCTCCGGTACGACGCCGGTCGCGGATTCGTGACCGACCTCCTGGGAATCGACGACGAACAGCGCCACCGGGAGTTGATCGACCTGCTCGCGGACCGAGCCCGGCAGGACACTGATCGGCAACTCGAGGCGAACACCGACCACGTCGAACACGAGCGACTCGCCAACGGGGCACACCTCTATCGACTCGACCTCGATGAGTTCGCCCACCGGTTCACGTATCCCCCGCCGGGAAAGACGACTGGCGAGCTCCACGATCGCAAGGTCGAGGCCACCGGCGAACCCGTGATCACAGTGGGCTACGGGCCCGACTTCGCGGTGCTCCGAAGCGACGGGGTGCGACTCGACATCCCGGAGATGGTGACGGATCTCAACGACGAACTGCCTGGGGCGGGTGTCAGTGGTGGCGGCCACCTCGTCGTCGGGAGCATCCGATTCGTCCCGGGGATGCGCGAGGCCGTCATCGACTCCCTGATCGAGAAGATGGCCGACGCGGAACTGGACGAGGCGCTCAGTAGCTCCTCGACCTAA